The following coding sequences are from one Nicotiana tomentosiformis chromosome 3, ASM39032v3, whole genome shotgun sequence window:
- the LOC104091980 gene encoding large ribosomal subunit protein uL22z-like, whose translation MVKYSREPDNPTKSCKARGASLRVHFKNTRETAHALRKMPLDKAKRYLEDVLAHKQAIPFTRFCGGVGRTAQVKHRHSNGQGRWPVKSAKIILDLLKNAESNAEVKGLDVDSLYISHIQVNQAQKQRRRTYRAHGRINPYMSHPCHVELTLSEKEESVKKEPETQLAPRKAKASS comes from the exons ATG GTGAAGTATTCGAGGGAACCCGACAACCCTACCAAGT CCTGCAAAGCTAGGGGCGCAAGTCTCAGAGTTCACTTTAAG AATACACGAGAGACAGCCCATGCACTTAGGAAAATGCCTTTGGACAAGGCCAAGAGATATCTAGAAGATGTTCTTGCTCACAAACAAGCCATTCCTTTCACACGCTTTTGTGGTGGGGTTGGTCGTACTGCTCAGGTAAAGCATCGCCATTCAAATGGTCAAGGACGTTGGCCAGTCAAATCTGCCAAGATTATTCTGGATTTACTCAAGAATGCTGAGAGCAATGCTGAG GTTAAAGGCTTGGATGTGGATTCACTTTACATATCTCACATCCAAGTAAATCAAGCACAAAAACAGAGGCGCCGCACGTACCGAGCTCATGGAAGAATAAACC CCTACATGTCTCACCCCTGCCATGTTGAGTTGACATTATCTGAAAAGGAAGAGTCTGTCAAGAAGGAG CCTGAGACACAATTGGCTCCTAGGAAGGCAAAGGCATCCTCTTAA